The following are encoded together in the Coregonus clupeaformis isolate EN_2021a chromosome 24, ASM2061545v1, whole genome shotgun sequence genome:
- the rnf24 gene encoding RING finger protein 24 isoform X1, producing MKAPRGISMSSDFQHYSFRMPNIGFQNLPLNIYIVVFGTAIFVFILSLLFCCYLIRLRHQAHKELYAYKQVIQKEKVKELNLHEICAVCLEEFKQKDELGICPCKHAFHRKCLIKWLEVRKVCPLCNMPVLQLAQQAGIPIDVTVPIQQPLPGVENLV from the exons GATATCCATGAGCTCCGATTTCCAGCACTACAGTTTCAGGATGCCTAATATCGGGTTCCAGAACCTTCCCCTCAACATCTACATTGTGGTGTTTGGGACTGCCATCTTTGTCTTCATCCTCAGCCTTCTCTTCTGCTGCTACTTGATAAG GTTAAGGCACCAGGCGCACAAGGAGCTGTATGCATACAAACAA GTTATACAGAAGGAAAAGGTCAAAGAGCTAAATTTGCATGAG ATATGTGCGGTGTGCTTGGAGGAGTTCAAACAGAAAGACGAGCTGGGGATTTGCCCGTGCAAACACGCCTTTCACAGGAA gtgCCTCATTAAGTGGCTGGAGGTGAGGAAGGTGTGCCCGCTGTGCAACATGCCCGTCCTGCAGCTCGCCCAACAGGCGGGCATCCCCATCGACGTCACCGTGCCCATACAGCAGCCCCTGCCAGGCGTGGAAAACCTGGTGTAG
- the rnf24 gene encoding RING finger protein 24 isoform X2 — MSSDFQHYSFRMPNIGFQNLPLNIYIVVFGTAIFVFILSLLFCCYLIRLRHQAHKELYAYKQVIQKEKVKELNLHEICAVCLEEFKQKDELGICPCKHAFHRKCLIKWLEVRKVCPLCNMPVLQLAQQAGIPIDVTVPIQQPLPGVENLV, encoded by the exons ATGAGCTCCGATTTCCAGCACTACAGTTTCAGGATGCCTAATATCGGGTTCCAGAACCTTCCCCTCAACATCTACATTGTGGTGTTTGGGACTGCCATCTTTGTCTTCATCCTCAGCCTTCTCTTCTGCTGCTACTTGATAAG GTTAAGGCACCAGGCGCACAAGGAGCTGTATGCATACAAACAA GTTATACAGAAGGAAAAGGTCAAAGAGCTAAATTTGCATGAG ATATGTGCGGTGTGCTTGGAGGAGTTCAAACAGAAAGACGAGCTGGGGATTTGCCCGTGCAAACACGCCTTTCACAGGAA gtgCCTCATTAAGTGGCTGGAGGTGAGGAAGGTGTGCCCGCTGTGCAACATGCCCGTCCTGCAGCTCGCCCAACAGGCGGGCATCCCCATCGACGTCACCGTGCCCATACAGCAGCCCCTGCCAGGCGTGGAAAACCTGGTGTAG